Within Pseudomonas brassicacearum, the genomic segment ACAGCATAGGCAGGGAGCGCCTTGGGGGATTGATATTCATCAACCTTGGCTTACTCCCCCGCAAATGAGGGATGTGGCAGGCATGCTAAAGGTACGAAGCTGTCAGCGATCTGACGGGGACATTGCAGATTTGTCAGCGGGGCCATGCAAGCGGCTCAGGCCGCCGCTCCACAGTCGAGTGAGGGGATTGGATCTGTGGAGCAACACTTTGCAGCGCAAGATAAACCCGCTCGCCACAACGGCTGATTACTCGTCCTTCTTCATCAACCCGGCCAGTGCGGCGAAGGGGTTGTGGGTTGCCTTGGCGATTTTCGGAGTGCTCAGGGAGCCGTCGCCGAAATATTGCTGGTCGGTGTAGCGCGAGTGTTCGTTGTCGTGGCAGTACAGGCACAGCAGTTCCCAGTTGGAACCGTCCTGCGGGTTGTTGTCGTGGTTGTGGTCGCGGTGGTGAACGGTCAGTTCGCTCAGGCGCTTGCCGGAAAACTCACGGGCGCAGCGGCCACAGACATGGGGGTACATTTTCAGGGCTTTGTCGCGGTAGCCCATCTCTCGGTCGCGCTGGGCATCGGCGAGGATACGGTCCAGCTTGGCGGTGTTGGACGGTGGCGTTGACGAACTCATGGGTTCACCTTTGTAAACAGGACGGATGACGGTTGGACAGAGTTTAGCTCAGCCCTTGAGCTTCTCGGCAATCCAGATGGTGTGGCGGGTGCCTTTGTTGCCATGGGCGAACACTTGCACCTCTTCGGCCTTGAAGCCGGCCTTCTTCAGCTTGTCGGAAAACTGCCGGTCAGCGCTGGCCGACCACACCGCCAGCACGCCCTTGGGCCGCAGGGCCTTGGCGCAGGCGGCCAGGCCTCCAGCCGAATACAGCCAACTGTTGGCTTTCTGGGTCAGGCCTTCCGGGCCGTTGTCGACATCGAGCATGATCGCGTCGAAACCCTGGGGTTCGGCTTGCAGCACCTTGGCCACGTCTTCCATGCGGATTACCGTGCGCGGGTCCGACAGCGGCCGCCCGGCCTTTTCACCCAGGGGGCCACGGTTCCACTCCACCACGCCGGGCACCAGTTCGGCCACCACCACTTCGGCGGTCTTGCCCAGATGCTTGAGGGCCGAGGCGAGGGTGAACCCCATGCCCAGGCCGCCGATCAGCACGCGCGAGCCGGGACGACCGGCCACCTTGCGGCAAGGAATCTCTGCCAGGGCATCTTCGGAACCGTGCATGCGGGTGTTCATCAACTGCCCGCCGTCACCGCCCTGGATCTTGATGACGAAGTCGTCACCGTACTCGAACAGGCACAGTGCACCGCCGTTATCAGGGATGGGCGTGGTATCGAGCAGAACGAAACGTTTCATGGAAATCTCATGAGAAGGGGCAAACCGACGCGGTAAGGACTAGCCTGAAGGCAGACAATAGCCACGGAGCCATTGATGAAGTGCCTCATTCTAACGGCCATTGGCCTGGCGGCGCTCTCGTTAAGTTGCGCGCAGGCCCAGCAGCCGACGATTCCGGTCAACCCGCCGAGCATTCCCGGCTCGCCAGGCACTGCCACTCCCATGCCCTATCCGCCGGTCACGCCCAACAGTGTGCCCAAGGCTGGCCCCGGAAGCGGCGGGCCGCCGTTGCTGCCCCCCATCGAAATGCCCAAGCCACCCAAGGACCAGCCGATACCGGGCATGGAGCCCAAGCCGGTGAAGGCCAAGTCGCCGGGGGGGTAGACATCAAGACTGTTGGTGAAACAACTGGATGATAAAAACCTGTGGGTTCGGGCATTGCGGTGAACTCTGTGGGAGCAAAGCTTGCTCGCGATGACGTCGGCATATGCAACACCGCTATCGCGAGCAAGCTTTGCTCCCACAGGCTCGCTCCCACAGGTTCTGTTTTTCAACTGACAGAGGGAGGTCAGACCTGCTGCGACAACAACTGCCCATCAGCCATGCGCAGGCGCTTGGACAGGGAGACGGCGAGGGCGCGGATGATCTTGGCGGCGATCTTGGGGGCGTCGTTGAGCATTTTTTCCAGGGAGTCCTTGCCCAGGTTCAGCAACTGGCAATTGCTGGCGGCGATGCAACTGGCCGAGCGCCGTTCGCCGTCGAGCACAGCCATTTCGCCGAATGCCCGGCCACTGCGCAGCGTGGCGATGGTTACAGGTTGGCCGTCGGGGCCGGTTTTCTGCACGGCCACCTGGCCGGTGTGGATGATGCACATGAAGCTACCGGCATCGCCCTCGCGGAAAATCGCCTCGCCCTCGGCAATGGCGCTGATGCTGAAATAGCCCGATGCCGCGGCGAAGTCGACAGGCAGCAACTGGTCGAACAGACCGCAGTCCATCAGCCAGTCGCGGATTTCTTTGTTCAGTAAGGTCGGTTCTGACATGTTGGCACGGTCTTTTTTCTTGTGTTTGTTACAGGTTCGGGCTGGCCTGGGTGTAAGAGATCCCTGGGACAGGCCTTGCTCCCACAAAGCCTTTCCCACATTGGGCTGGGTTAAATCAGGGCCTTGCGCATGGAGCTAAGACCCGGCCATCCCACAGAGTTCCTCAGACCAGCCCCAAAACCTTCAAGACAAATGCATATTCGAGCGCTACGTCACGCAATCCCTGGTAGCGCCCGCTCATCCCGCCATGTCCGGCGCCCAGTTCGGTCTTGAGCAGCAGGGGGTTGTCATTGGTCTTGGTGGCCCGCAATTTCGCCACCCACTTGGCCGCTTCCCAGTACTGCACTCGGCTGTCGTTGTAACCGGCGATCACCAGCAGCGCCGGGTAGGCCTGGGCGCGGACGTTTTCGTACGGGGCGTAGGCCCGGATCCGATCATAAACCTGCGGTTCCTCTGGATTGCCCCATTCGTCGTATTCGGTGACGGTCAGTGGCAAGTCCGGGTCGAGCATGGTGTTGAGCACGTCGACGAACGGCACCTCGGCAATCGCAACCTTGAACAGCTCCGGGCGTTGATTGAGCACCGCGCCAATCAGCAGGCCACCGGCGCTGCCGCCGCTGATTGCCAGCTGTTCGGCGCTGGTGAAACCGTTGGCGATCAAATGTTCGGCGCAAGCGATGAAGTCGCTGAACGTGTTGTGCTTGTGTTCCTGCTTGCCGGCGCGATACCAGGCTTCCCCCAGCTCGCCGCCGCCGCGCACATGGGCGATGGCAAACGCTACGCCGCGGTCAAGCAGGCTCAGCCGCGAATGGGAAAACCACGGGTCGAGGCTTTCGCCATAAGCACCGTAGCCATACAGGTACAGCGGTACCGGCCGGCCGAGGGCTTCGCGCTTGACCACCAGGCTGATGGGCACCTGGGTGCCGTCCGGTGCTGTAGCCCAAAGCCGCTGGCTGACGTAGGCATCGGCGTCGAACGGCCCCAGTACCGGGGTTTGCTTGAGCACGACCTGTGCGCCGCTGGCCAGGTCCAACTGACGGATCTGCGCCGGACGGTTCAGGGCCTCGTAGCGCAGGCGGATGCGATCGCTGACGAATTCCAGGCTGTTTTGCACATGCAGGCTGTAGGCCGCATCCGGCAGTTGCACCCGATACGCCGGCAAGCCTTGCGGGTGAACTTCGATGATCGGCAGGCCGCCTTCGCGCAGGCTCAAGGTCATCGCCCCGGCATTCAGGCTCAAGCCGTCGATCATCACCGTGTCGCTGTGGGGGATCAGGTTCTGCCAGTCGGCCTCGGTCGGCGCTACGCCCGTGTCGGCGGCCTGATACAACGCGAAGTTGATTCCGTCGCGGTTGCTGCGGATCAACCAGGTCCATTGGCCATCGAGCAGGCCGTGGTCGACGTCGTATTCATGGTTTTCCACACGGGGCGCCAGGCAGGTAAAGGGGCGCTGCGGTTGCGCGGCGTCCAGCACCCAGACTTCGCTGGTGGTCTTGCTGCCCAAGGACAGGATCAACTGCTTTTCCGAACTCGAACGATAGCAATGCAGGAAGAAACGTCCGTCCTGCTCATGGAACACCTCTTCAGCGGCCGTGCCGTCCAGGCGATAGCGCCAGAGCCTGTGGGGGCGGTGGGTGTCGTCCAACTCGCCAAAAAACAGCGTCAGACTGTCGTTGGCCCAGGTCATGCTGCCGTCGCAATTATCGAAGGACAATTCACTGACCTTGTCGTTGGACAATTCCTTCACGAACAGGGTGTAGATCTCGTCGCCCGTGGTGTCCAGGCTGTAGGCCAGGCGCTGGTGGTCGGGGCTGATGCTGAAGGCGCCCAGGGCAAAGAAACCGCCGCCCGCCAACGCGTTCGGGTCCAGCAGCAGTTGTTCACGGCTTTCATCCACAGTCAGGCTGTCATCGGCCGGGCGCGGGCAGCGGTAGTGGCGTGGGTATTCGTCCCCGGCCGTGGTACGGGTGTAATACAGGTAGGGGCCCCAGGGCGAGGGCAGCGACAGGTCGGTCTCGAGGATCCGGCCCTTGATCTCCTGGAACAGGGTTTCGCGCAGATCGGCCTGGTCGGCGAGTTGCGCCTCCTGATAGCTGTTTTCCGCCTTGAGGTAGTCGAGCACGGCGTCGGTGTCGCGTTCCTGCAGCCAGGCGTATGGGTCAACACCGGCGTCCCTGCGGGCAATCGGGGCGTTGGAAACGTGGGCAGATAGGGACATGAAAGGCTCTCGAACGTTGTACGAAAAGGGACACGTGGCCTGGACAGAACCAACCAAACAGGCCATTCGCCAGACGCCGGGGCAGCCTGACGAGCGAAAAGCCGTTACTATAAGCGTCTCTTTGCCTGCCTTGCCATGGACACCATGACCGAGAATGACTATCTGATCGCCTGGGGCCTCTACGCCTTCGCCGCCCTGGGCTGCCTGTTGGTATGGATGCGCATGACCCGCTGGATGTGGCGCTGGTTGCGCGAACCGCTGCGGTTGCTGATGGCGGTGTTGCTGTTTTGCCCTACCATCGTTGATCCGGTGAAGGACAAGGTCGCCCCGGCCCTGGCCATTGTTGCCCTGGACGTGCTGTTCAAAGTCGGCAACAACGTCTGGCGGGCGGCTTCCGATCTGCTCATGTACAGCATGATCGCCTTCGGTATCTACTTGATTTTCGTGTTGATCCGCTTCCCCATCGAGCGTGCCGCCAACGCTCGCAAGGAACGGGCCGCCGCCGCAAAAGCCGCCGCCGTGGCCGATGAGCCGGAGGACGTGCCGCCGTTTGGCGTGGCCGGTGATGACCGTTACGGTCGCCCGCCCGTGCCGAGCAACCCCCAGCGTTCGCGAATCGAACCGCGCCTGTAACCGGGCCTGCCCCTTGAAGCGAGAGTTCGAGCATGTGTGAGTTACTGGGCATGAGCGCCAATGTGCCGACCGACATCGTGTTCAGCTTCACCGGGCTGATGCAGCGCGGCGGTAAGACCGGGCCGCACCGGGACGGCTGGGGCATCGCGTTCTATGAAGGCCGTGGCCTGCGCCTGTTCCAGGACCCGGCGGCCAGCAGCGAGTCGGAAGTGGCGAACCTGGTGCAGCGCTATCCGATCAAGAGCGAAGTGGTGATCGGGCACATTCGCCAGGCCAACGTCGGCAAGGTCTGCCTGTCCAACACCCATCCGTTCGTGCGTGAGTTGTGGGGCCGCAACTGGTGTTTCGCCCACAACGGCCAGCTCGCCAATTTCCAGCCGGGCGTGAGCTTCTACCGCCCGGTAGGCGATACCGACAGCGAAGCGGCTTTCTGCGATCTGCTCAACCGCGTGCGCCAGGCCTTCCCCGAGCCGGTGGAGGTGGAGCAATTGCTATCGACGTTGATCGAAGCCTGCACCGAATACCGCAGCAAAGGCGTGTTCAACTGCCTGCTCAGCGATGGCGACTGGCTGTTCTGCTATTGCTCGACCAAACTGGCTCAGATCACCCGTCGCGCTCCGTTCGGCCCGGCGCGCCTCAAGGATGTGGATGTGATTGTCGATTTCCAGGCTGAAACCACGCCCAACGACGTGGTCACGGTGATCGCCACCGAGCCCTTGACCGAAAACGAAACCTGGACCCGCTACGAACCGGGCCAATGGAGCCTGTGGCGACGCGGCGAATGCGTCCGCCACGGCCGGACCGAATAAGGACGTCACGCTATGTTGCTCAGTTATCTACGGCTGGTGTTGTTCGCGGTGGGCCTGTTGGTTGGGGTCCAGGTGCCGGGCTTCATCAATGATTACGCCAAGCGGGTCGAGGCGCACCTGATCGAGGCGCAGACCGGCCTGCAAGGGTTCCAGGGCACCGCCAACCAGTTCTTCAAGGGCGACATGCAGGCCCTGGTGGCCCATTACCGCGCCAGCGAAGACCCGATCTTTCGCAGCGACGCCGACAGCCTGAACACCTTGCTCGTGCGCCAGCAGGCCCTGGACAAGCAATTCCAGGCGATGCAAGGCCCGTGGTACATCCGCTTGCTGCAAGTGGCCCTGGCTGCCGATCCGGACATTCGCAAGGAAACCTGGAACGGCTACAGCTACCAGATCCTGTTGACCCCCGAGGCCATGATCTGGGGCATCAGCGGTGCGTTGTTGCTGTCGTTCGGCCTGGAATGCCTGTTCCGTCTGATCGACTGGGTGGTGCTGGGTGGCAAGCGCCTGCGCCAGGGGCGGCCGATTGAAGAGCGCGATTTGCGCGGGCTGTAGCGCCACAGCGCGTTCTTGTGGCGAGAGCGCTTGCTCCCGCTGTTCTGTGCCCGTAGAAGCTGCGTAGAAGCTATGTAGAAGCTATGTAGAAGCTATGTAGAAGCTATGGAGCTGTGTAGGAGCTGTCGAGTGCAACGAGGCTGCGATCTTTCCCCAGACACTTGAATCTCAAGCGAAAGATCAAAAGATCAAAAGATCAAAAGATCAAAAGATCAAAAGATCAAAAGATCAAAAGATCAAAAGATCGCAGGCTTCGCCAGCTCCTACAGGGACCAGCGGGAGCAAGCTCCCTCACCACAAAAGCGGTCCGCCTGTCCTGGCGATGTTCTGCCCAATCAAGTTTTTCTTATGACCCAGCCAAGGTTTTATTCGTTGGACGGGATCGGCCGTGCGTTCAAGAATCGGGGCAACGGTCTCCACGTCAGCGTCGTCGAGACTCAAAAACAATAAAACCGTGGAGAACCACCATGAGTGCACCCGACACGCTCGGCGTCCCCCAAACCCAGGCCCGTTCCGGCCCGTTCGATTGGTATCGCAACATCAACCAGCAGGAGCGTCGCACCTTCTGGAGCTGCAAGATCGGCTACGCCCTGGATGGCATGGACACGCAGATGCTCAGCTTCGTGGTGCCGACCCTGATCGCGATGTGGGGCATTACCACCGGACAGGCAGGGCTGATTCACACCAGCACCTTGATCGCTTCGGCCCTTGGTGGCTGGGTGGCCGGCATTCTTTCCGACCGCATCGGTCGAGTGCGCACGTTGCAACTGACAGTGCTGTGGTTCGCGTTCTTCACTTTCCTGTGCGGCTTTGCCCAGAACTACGAACAACTGTTGATCGCCCGTACGCTGATGGGTTTTGGCTTCGGCGGCGAGTGGACTGCCGGCGCGGTGTTGATGGGCGAGGTGATCCGCGCCAAGGACCGCGGCAAGGCGGTGGGCATGGTGCAGTCGGGTTGGGCCCTGGGCTGGGGCATGACGGCGATCCTGTATGCGCTGCTGTTCTCGGTATTGCCGCCGGAAGACGCCTGGCGCGCCTTGTTTATCCTGGGCATTGTCCCTGCGGTATTCGTGATATTCGTCCGGCGCCTGGTCAAGGATCCGGAAGTCTATAGCCAGGCCAAGGCCCGGCAAACACCGAGCAACCCGGCGAAGTTCTACGAGATATTCGCCCCCGGCATCCTCTTCACCACCCTTCGGGCCTCGTTGCTGACCACCGGTGCCTTGGGCGGTTACTACGCCATCACCTCCTGGTTGCCAACGTTCCTGAAGAACGAGCGTGGCTTGAGCGTATTGAGCACCGGGGGCTATCTGGCGATGGTCATCGTCGGTTCCTATGTGGGTTACGTCATCAGCGCGTACCTGTCGGACATCCTGGGTCGGAAAAAGAACTTCGTCCTGTATGCCGTCGGCTCCTTCACCATCGTGCTGTTGTATACCCAACTGCACGTGAGCAATAACGTGATGCTCTGGCTGGGCTTTCCCCTGGGGTTCTTCGCGTCGGGCATGTTCAGCGGCATGGGGTCATTCCTCACTGAGCTGTTCCCGACCCGCATTCGGGGTTCGGGCCAGGGTTTTTGCTACAACATCGGTCGGGCGTTGGCGGCAACGTTCCCGCTGTTGATCGGCCTGCTGAGCCAGAAAGTGCCGCTGAGCGTGGGTATCGGTGCGTTTGCAGCGGTGTCCTATGGCGTGGTGATCCTGGCGGCCCTGAGCCTGCCGGAAACCCAAGGCAAGCAGTTGGAAGCTGAGTAACTGATAACCTGCGGGCATGTCCCACAGTTAACGAAGAAAGAACCTACAGGAGCGTTCACCGTGAGCCGCCTGCTATTGAATTGCGACATCGGCGAGAGCTTCGGCAGTTGGACCATGGGTCTGGACGCCGAGGTCATGCCCTTCATCGATTGCGCCAACATCGCCTGCGGCTTTCATGCCGGCGACCCGAGCATCATGCGCAAGACCGTCAGCCTGGCCCTGAGCCACGGCGTGCGAATCGGCGCGCACCCAGCCTATCAGGACCTGGCGGGCTTCGGCCGACGCTCCATGGCCTATGGCGCCCAGGAATTGCAGGACCTGCTGCACTACCAGATCGGCGCCCTCGACGGCATCTGCCGGGCGCAAGGTGGGCGGGTCAGCTACGTCAAGCCCCACGGCGCGATGTACAACGACATGATGGCCAATCCGGCGCAACTGCGTGCGGTGATCCAGGCCGTTGCGGCCTATGATCGGCAACTGCCGCTGATGCTCATGGCGACCCGGGACAACAGCGCCGCCCAGGCCCTGGGCGACGAGTACGGCCTGACCCTGTGGTTCGAAGCCTTTGCCGACCGCGCCTATGACAGTGCTGGTCGCCTGGTTTCGCGGCAAGCGCCGGGCGCGGTGCACTACGATCCCGAGGTGATTATCGGGCAGGCCCTGACCATCGCCCGCGGCGATGCGTTGACCGCCAGTGACGGCAGCGCCTTGCACCTTATGGCCAACACCTTGTGCGTACACGGCGACAACGCCAGCTCCGTGGCGGCCGTGCAACGCATCCGCGAAGCCCTGGACCGGCAGAGTGCGCCATGAGACCACGCTTGGAAGTGGTGGCGGTGGACTGCTTGATGGTGCGCCTGTTCGATGAGATCGCCGAGGCCAACATGCCCTGGATGCTCGCCGCCAGCGAACGCCTGCGCGCGGTGTTTGCCGAACATCTGATCGACCTGGTGCCGTCCTACACCACGTTGATGGTGCACTACGATTTGCTCGCCCTGAACCCGGTGCAAGCTCGCGAATTGATCGACGAGGCGTTGAATAACCTTTCACCGGATGCCCGGTCCGCCGGCCAATGCCACGTCCTGCCGGTGTGGTACGACCTCCGTGTCGGGCCGGAGCTGGAGCGGCTGGCAGGCCGCAGCGGGCTGACGGTCGCCCAGGTGATCCGCCGCCACAGCGAGCGCGAGTACCAGGTGTTTGCCCTGGGCTTCGCTCCTGGCTTCGCCTTCATGGGGCTGGTGGACGAGGAACTGGCCGCACCGCGCCTCGAC encodes:
- a CDS encoding YajD family HNH nuclease; its protein translation is MSSSTPPSNTAKLDRILADAQRDREMGYRDKALKMYPHVCGRCAREFSGKRLSELTVHHRDHNHDNNPQDGSNWELLCLYCHDNEHSRYTDQQYFGDGSLSTPKIAKATHNPFAALAGLMKKDE
- a CDS encoding spermidine synthase, coding for MKRFVLLDTTPIPDNGGALCLFEYGDDFVIKIQGGDGGQLMNTRMHGSEDALAEIPCRKVAGRPGSRVLIGGLGMGFTLASALKHLGKTAEVVVAELVPGVVEWNRGPLGEKAGRPLSDPRTVIRMEDVAKVLQAEPQGFDAIMLDVDNGPEGLTQKANSWLYSAGGLAACAKALRPKGVLAVWSASADRQFSDKLKKAGFKAEEVQVFAHGNKGTRHTIWIAEKLKG
- a CDS encoding cyclic nucleotide-binding domain-containing protein, whose amino-acid sequence is MSEPTLLNKEIRDWLMDCGLFDQLLPVDFAAASGYFSISAIAEGEAIFREGDAGSFMCIIHTGQVAVQKTGPDGQPVTIATLRSGRAFGEMAVLDGERRSASCIAASNCQLLNLGKDSLEKMLNDAPKIAAKIIRALAVSLSKRLRMADGQLLSQQV
- a CDS encoding S9 family peptidase, producing MSLSAHVSNAPIARRDAGVDPYAWLQERDTDAVLDYLKAENSYQEAQLADQADLRETLFQEIKGRILETDLSLPSPWGPYLYYTRTTAGDEYPRHYRCPRPADDSLTVDESREQLLLDPNALAGGGFFALGAFSISPDHQRLAYSLDTTGDEIYTLFVKELSNDKVSELSFDNCDGSMTWANDSLTLFFGELDDTHRPHRLWRYRLDGTAAEEVFHEQDGRFFLHCYRSSSEKQLILSLGSKTTSEVWVLDAAQPQRPFTCLAPRVENHEYDVDHGLLDGQWTWLIRSNRDGINFALYQAADTGVAPTEADWQNLIPHSDTVMIDGLSLNAGAMTLSLREGGLPIIEVHPQGLPAYRVQLPDAAYSLHVQNSLEFVSDRIRLRYEALNRPAQIRQLDLASGAQVVLKQTPVLGPFDADAYVSQRLWATAPDGTQVPISLVVKREALGRPVPLYLYGYGAYGESLDPWFSHSRLSLLDRGVAFAIAHVRGGGELGEAWYRAGKQEHKHNTFSDFIACAEHLIANGFTSAEQLAISGGSAGGLLIGAVLNQRPELFKVAIAEVPFVDVLNTMLDPDLPLTVTEYDEWGNPEEPQVYDRIRAYAPYENVRAQAYPALLVIAGYNDSRVQYWEAAKWVAKLRATKTNDNPLLLKTELGAGHGGMSGRYQGLRDVALEYAFVLKVLGLV
- a CDS encoding class II glutamine amidotransferase, producing MCELLGMSANVPTDIVFSFTGLMQRGGKTGPHRDGWGIAFYEGRGLRLFQDPAASSESEVANLVQRYPIKSEVVIGHIRQANVGKVCLSNTHPFVRELWGRNWCFAHNGQLANFQPGVSFYRPVGDTDSEAAFCDLLNRVRQAFPEPVEVEQLLSTLIEACTEYRSKGVFNCLLSDGDWLFCYCSTKLAQITRRAPFGPARLKDVDVIVDFQAETTPNDVVTVIATEPLTENETWTRYEPGQWSLWRRGECVRHGRTE
- a CDS encoding DUF2937 family protein is translated as MLLSYLRLVLFAVGLLVGVQVPGFINDYAKRVEAHLIEAQTGLQGFQGTANQFFKGDMQALVAHYRASEDPIFRSDADSLNTLLVRQQALDKQFQAMQGPWYIRLLQVALAADPDIRKETWNGYSYQILLTPEAMIWGISGALLLSFGLECLFRLIDWVVLGGKRLRQGRPIEERDLRGL
- a CDS encoding MFS transporter is translated as MSAPDTLGVPQTQARSGPFDWYRNINQQERRTFWSCKIGYALDGMDTQMLSFVVPTLIAMWGITTGQAGLIHTSTLIASALGGWVAGILSDRIGRVRTLQLTVLWFAFFTFLCGFAQNYEQLLIARTLMGFGFGGEWTAGAVLMGEVIRAKDRGKAVGMVQSGWALGWGMTAILYALLFSVLPPEDAWRALFILGIVPAVFVIFVRRLVKDPEVYSQAKARQTPSNPAKFYEIFAPGILFTTLRASLLTTGALGGYYAITSWLPTFLKNERGLSVLSTGGYLAMVIVGSYVGYVISAYLSDILGRKKNFVLYAVGSFTIVLLYTQLHVSNNVMLWLGFPLGFFASGMFSGMGSFLTELFPTRIRGSGQGFCYNIGRALAATFPLLIGLLSQKVPLSVGIGAFAAVSYGVVILAALSLPETQGKQLEAE
- a CDS encoding 5-oxoprolinase subunit PxpA; translation: MSRLLLNCDIGESFGSWTMGLDAEVMPFIDCANIACGFHAGDPSIMRKTVSLALSHGVRIGAHPAYQDLAGFGRRSMAYGAQELQDLLHYQIGALDGICRAQGGRVSYVKPHGAMYNDMMANPAQLRAVIQAVAAYDRQLPLMLMATRDNSAAQALGDEYGLTLWFEAFADRAYDSAGRLVSRQAPGAVHYDPEVIIGQALTIARGDALTASDGSALHLMANTLCVHGDNASSVAAVQRIREALDRQSAP
- the pxpB gene encoding 5-oxoprolinase subunit PxpB — translated: MRPRLEVVAVDCLMVRLFDEIAEANMPWMLAASERLRAVFAEHLIDLVPSYTTLMVHYDLLALNPVQARELIDEALNNLSPDARSAGQCHVLPVWYDLRVGPELERLAGRSGLTVAQVIRRHSEREYQVFALGFAPGFAFMGLVDEELAAPRLDTPRKRVAAGSVGIAERQTAAYPVVSPGGWNLIGRTPTKLFDRERDGYSLMQPGDTVRFAPVDHAEFIALGGDDTPLEAQA